The nucleotide sequence CCTGGCGAGTTCCGGCCCGCCGGAACGCACGATGCGGCCGTCGGCCAGCACATGCACGAAATCGGGCTGCACATAGTCGAGCAGGCGCTGATAGTGCGTGATCAGCACGACGGCCTTGTCGGGGGCGCGCATGATGCGGTTGATCCCGTCGCCGACGATGCGAAGTGCGTCAATGTCGAGGCCGCTGTCGGTTTCGTCCAGAATGGCGATGCGCGGCGAGAGGATGCCCATCTGCACCATTTCGTTGCGCTTCTTCTCACCGCCCGAAAAGCCGACATTGACGTTGCGCTTGAGCATGTCGGCATCCATGCCGAGCGCATCGGCCTGTGCGCGGGCGAGCTTGATGAATTCGCCGCCTGACAGGGGTTCCTCACCGCGCGCGCGGCGCTGGCTGTTCAGTGCTTCGCGCAGGAAGTGCAGGTTGGAGATGCCGGGGATTTCGACCGGGTACTGGAAGCCCAGGAACAGGCCGGCGGCGGCGCGCTCATGCGGGTCCATTTCCAGCAGGTCCGCGCCGTCCAGCGCGACCGAACCGTCGGTCACGTCATAGGCGTCGCGACCGCCCAGCACATAGCCGAGCGTCGACTTGCCCGCGCCATTGGGGCCCATGATCGCGTGAACTTCGCCCGCATTGACGCTGAGCGAAAGGCCCTTGAGGATCGGCTTGCCGTCAATTTCGGCGTGGAGGTTGTTGATATTGAGCATATTTCTTTCCGTAACTGGCGTTAGCCAACCGATCCTTCGAGGCTGATTCCGAGCAGCTTTTGCGCCTCGACCGCGAACTCCATAGGAAGTTGCTGCAGCACTTCCTTGGCAAAGCCGTTGACGATCAGCGCCACCGCCGCTTCGCTGTCCAGGCCGCGTTGCTGGGCGTAGAACATCTGGTCTTCGCTGATCTTGCTGGTCGTGGCTTCATGCTCGATCTGGGCGGAGGGGTTGCGGACCTCGATATAGGGGACCGTGTGCGCGCCGCACTGGTCGCCGAGCAGCAGGCTGTCGCACTGGGTGAAGTTGCGGACGCCCTCGGCCCCCGGCGCGACGCGGACGAGGCCGCGATAGGTGTTGTCGCTGCGGCCGGCCGAAATCCCCTTGGACACGATGGTCGAGCGCGACCCCTTGCCGTTGTGGATCATCTTGGTGCCGGTATCGGCCTGTTGCCGCCCGTTGGTGACCGCGACGGAGTAGAATTCGCCGACCGAGTTCTCGCCGTTCAGCACGCAGCTGGGATATTTCCAGGTGATCGCGCTGCCGGTTTCGACCTGCGTCCACGACACCTTTGAATTGCGGCCCTGACATAAAGCGCGCTTGGTCACGAAATTATAGATGCCGCCGACGCCGTTTTCGTCGCCGGGATACCAGTTCTGAACGGTCGAATATTTGATCTCGGCGTCGTCGAGCGCGACCAGTTCGACCACGGCGGCGTGAAGCTGGTTTTCGTCGCGCATCGGCGCGGTGCAGCCCTCAAGATAGCTGACATAGCTACCCTTGTCGGCGACGATCAGCGTGCGTTCGAACTGGCCGGTGTTTTCGGCATTGATGCGGAAATAGGTCGATAATTCCATGGGGCAGCGAACGCCCTCCGGAATGTAGACGAAGGTGCCGTCGGAAAAGACCGCGCAGTTGAGCGTCGCGAAATAATTGTCGCGCATCGGCACGACCTTGCCCAGCCATTGCCGGACCAGATCGGGATATTCCTTGATCGCTTCGCTGATCGAGCGGAAGATGACGCCCGCGGCCTCAAGCTCCTTGCGGAAGGTGGTGGCGACCGAAACGCTGTCGAACACCGCGTCCACCGCGACCCGGCGTGCGCCCTCCACCCCGGCGAGCACCTTCTGCTCCTCGATCGGGATGCCCAGCTTTTCGTACACGCGCAGGATTTCGGGATCGACCTCGTCCAGGCTGTCCAGCTTGGGCTTGGCGCGCGGTTCGGCGTAGTAATAGGCGTTCTGATAGTCGATCGGCGGCACGTTGAGCTTGGCCCAGTCGGGTGCCTCCATCGTCTGCCACATGCGGAACGCCTTGAGCCGCCAGTCGAGCATCCATTCAGGCTCGCCCTTCTTGGCGGAGATGAAGCGCACCGTGTCTTCGCTCAGCCCCTTGGGTGCGAAGTCCTGCTCGATGTCGGAGCTGAAGCCCCACTCATATTTCTTGTTGGCGGCGGCCAGCGCCTCGGCGTTTCTCACGGCCATGGCGGTATCGGTCATGCTTCGGCTCCAAGGCCCACGGGTTCGGGTGCGGGCGCGTCGATAAGGTTGGACAGGGTAATGCCCGCCAGCGCGCCGCGAACGGCACCGTTGACGGCGTTCCAGTGGGGGCGAACCTCGCACGACCCTTCGATCGCGCAGTCGTGGCGGCCATTGTCGACGCATTGCGTCATGGCGATCGGCCCCTCGATCGCTTCGACAATGTCAGCAAGGGTGATGGCCGCAGGCGGGCGGGCGAGGCGAAAGCCGCCGCCGGTCCCGCGCGAGCTTTCAATCAGGCCGGCAGCCGACAGGCGGCTGACCAGTTTCTGTACCGTCGGCAGCGGCAGACCGGTTTCCGCGGCCAGCAACGTCGCGTTGAGACGCACCGACCCGCACTGGCGAGCGGCGGCGCGCATCATCACGACGGCATAATCGGCCTGGGCGGAAAGTCGCATAATCTCCCAATCGGACGGTTTTGTTCCGATTGGCATGTGGGCGCGGTGATCCCTTTGGTCAACCCCGTTCGGGCGGTGCCAGTTCGTTGAAAGCGCCAGGCGACAGCGTCATCGCCAGCACCGGGTCCATCCGCGCTGCCAGCGTGCCGGGCGTATGGCCGGTGAAGTGGCGGATTTCACGGATCATGTGCGACTGATCGTAAAAGGGTTCGGCCACGCCGCGCGGATCGGCACCCTCCGCCAGGGCCGAGGCGGCGCGCAGAGCGCGGAACTTGCGCTCCAAAAGCTTGGGCGGGGCGCCGAAATAATGGTTCACCAGCCGCACGACCTGTCGCGAGGAAAGCGGGATCGAATCGAACAGGGCCTGGACCCGCGGGACTTCGCTTTCGGCAAGCCAGGCGCGGACCGCTTCGCACAAACGCACATGTTCGGGCGGGACAGGGCGGGCGCGCTCAATCAGAAAGCTTTCGCTAGCGGCGATCATGTCCGGCAGCGTTGTCAGACCCCTGAGCTGGTCCAGCAGGGCAGCCGCGCGCGGGCCGAACAATGCGATCCCGTCGGTGACATGATCCGCCCGTTCATGCGCCGGGATGCCGATCAGCGATCCCCATCCCACGGGGCTGAGCGCAATGCCGAAACAATGAAACGGTCCTTCGACGCGGTAGGGCGCGGCCCCGGTCCCCGGCCCGTTGATCATCACCGGGCAGGATGGTTCGACATGCCCCTGCGGAAAACGCAGTTCCCCCGAACCGCGCAGCATGAACCGGATCTGGCCGACATCGGCCCTTTCAATCCCCTCAACTACCGGCTCATCCGAGCGGTAGAGATAGAAGATCGTGACGAGCGACGCCACCGCTGGCGGTGGCGGCAGGAACTCAAGATGCATTCGACACAAATTCCCCCCGACCGATCAGGTTTCGATTGCCCCCCGAGCACCGAATCGGTCACTGGTTAATTTATGATATATCTGTGGGTGACCGGAAAGGGTCATTTGTAACTTATTATTGCGCTTCTATGCTGAGCGCGAAAAAATAGGGCGGCCACCCATTTAAGGGTAACCGCCCCAAAATAAGAAGTTCCCGCGAAGGAACCTCTCGGGTCGCAGCCGCCGGGTTAAAGGGATCGGCGAGGCCGGTCTTGTATGAAAATGACATGCGCGCGCGGTTCCAGGCACATGTTGCCGCCCCGCATTTGTCGGGGCGGCAATTTCAGTCGCGTTACGCGCGGCGGAACACGCCGCAGGCGATCCGCCCGCCGCTGTTGCCCGATGGATCGGTCTTCATGTCGTCGGGCCCGGCGTGGATCATCATCGCGGAGCCATCACCATCGAACAGACCGTCAAACGTGCCGCCCGGCAGCGTGAAGGTCAGCGTGCCGCGGCCATCGCTCTGTACGTCGAGATTTGGGGCGTCACCGGCATGAGGACCGGCAGGGTTTTCCATG is from Sphingomonas sp. IW22 and encodes:
- a CDS encoding DUF6597 domain-containing transcriptional factor, which encodes MHLEFLPPPPAVASLVTIFYLYRSDEPVVEGIERADVGQIRFMLRGSGELRFPQGHVEPSCPVMINGPGTGAAPYRVEGPFHCFGIALSPVGWGSLIGIPAHERADHVTDGIALFGPRAAALLDQLRGLTTLPDMIAASESFLIERARPVPPEHVRLCEAVRAWLAESEVPRVQALFDSIPLSSRQVVRLVNHYFGAPPKLLERKFRALRAASALAEGADPRGVAEPFYDQSHMIREIRHFTGHTPGTLAARMDPVLAMTLSPGAFNELAPPERG
- the sufB gene encoding Fe-S cluster assembly protein SufB, whose amino-acid sequence is MTDTAMAVRNAEALAAANKKYEWGFSSDIEQDFAPKGLSEDTVRFISAKKGEPEWMLDWRLKAFRMWQTMEAPDWAKLNVPPIDYQNAYYYAEPRAKPKLDSLDEVDPEILRVYEKLGIPIEEQKVLAGVEGARRVAVDAVFDSVSVATTFRKELEAAGVIFRSISEAIKEYPDLVRQWLGKVVPMRDNYFATLNCAVFSDGTFVYIPEGVRCPMELSTYFRINAENTGQFERTLIVADKGSYVSYLEGCTAPMRDENQLHAAVVELVALDDAEIKYSTVQNWYPGDENGVGGIYNFVTKRALCQGRNSKVSWTQVETGSAITWKYPSCVLNGENSVGEFYSVAVTNGRQQADTGTKMIHNGKGSRSTIVSKGISAGRSDNTYRGLVRVAPGAEGVRNFTQCDSLLLGDQCGAHTVPYIEVRNPSAQIEHEATTSKISEDQMFYAQQRGLDSEAAVALIVNGFAKEVLQQLPMEFAVEAQKLLGISLEGSVG
- the sufC gene encoding Fe-S cluster assembly ATPase SufC, with product MLNINNLHAEIDGKPILKGLSLSVNAGEVHAIMGPNGAGKSTLGYVLGGRDAYDVTDGSVALDGADLLEMDPHERAAAGLFLGFQYPVEIPGISNLHFLREALNSQRRARGEEPLSGGEFIKLARAQADALGMDADMLKRNVNVGFSGGEKKRNEMVQMGILSPRIAILDETDSGLDIDALRIVGDGINRIMRAPDKAVVLITHYQRLLDYVQPDFVHVLADGRIVRSGGPELARELEREGYGAIAA
- a CDS encoding SUF system Fe-S cluster assembly regulator; this encodes MRLSAQADYAVVMMRAAARQCGSVRLNATLLAAETGLPLPTVQKLVSRLSAAGLIESSRGTGGGFRLARPPAAITLADIVEAIEGPIAMTQCVDNGRHDCAIEGSCEVRPHWNAVNGAVRGALAGITLSNLIDAPAPEPVGLGAEA